Part of the Maridesulfovibrio sp. genome, CAATGGGAAAAGTTCGGGGTGGATACTTCTGCAGAGGAGTATTAGTCGGACCGGAAATGTGAAATATACTAGTTATATTCTCTGAATATGTTATTGGATCCTTAGAATACTCATCTGTTACTTGTTGAATTTAATCAGGAAGATATTTATACAGTTAAACCCCACAGTGCGTTTGCGCATTGTGGGGTTCTTTGTTTTGGGTGTAGAGAATGGTAAGATTGTGCGTATAATCTGGACGTCTTTTTTAGTAAGATATTTTATTTATTGCTGTGGCCAAATGATAACCATCCTGATGATTGAGAGTTATTCTAAACTTTTCTACCAGGTCTAACCACTATCTGATTTTCCAGAAAATTACGGATGCCTTGCAGCTTTCATGGACCATACCGTCCTGCGCGGAGGACATAACGTTCTGTTTAATAAGCTCTTCTGTTTGCGGGGTAAGTTCTGTGTATTTTGCATAGAATAGCTTCTGTTGATGTATTTTGCTTTCAGCAGATCTTTGGGTGGAATAATTTACAATGCGAACTTCCGGCAGGCGACCCATGGCATAGAGAAGATTGTAGGCCAGCGGGAATTCAGAATATCCGGGCTGCGGAACATCTCCCATGATGGAATTCCACATGCCGTCGCTGTGTCCGCTTGTTTCTCCTCCGGCACCGCCCACAACGCAGCAGAGGTTGCGTGATACCGACTCCAGACGTTCCAGCTGTACCCGTAGGTCGCGGAACATCCACATGGTGATGGCGGAAAGAGCCAAGTCAAAATGACTTTTGAGGCCTTCTGTGTCCACGTCCTGCCAGATTTTGGGAATGACTTTATATTGATCAACTCCGGCCTTTTCAGCATTGGTCTGCAGTTGTTTTCTCATTTCTCCGGCAGGTTCCACTGCTGTTACCCGATGTCCGGCCTGTCCCATGGGTACTAGTATGCTGCCCGGTCCGCAGCCAACATCCAGCACTTCGGCTTGCTCAGGCAGTCTTGAGCTGAGGGCGGAAAGGATACTGCGTCCGAAGCTATAGTCGCAGGCCTTGCGACCTACGGAAAAATCTTCTGCTCTGGCTTGCCAGTAGTTTAGGTGGGCGTTGCCCACATACATTGTTTCGCGGGTATCCCAGCGTTCGGCCCACTTTTTTTCCCAATGCTCCACGCTTTGTTTCTCATTCACTGTCTTCTCCAGCATGCTTGTATTCTTATTCATCAGGATCTCCACCACATCAGCGACATTACTGCCGGAACTTCGTAAAATCCGGCATTGTTTCTGCTCTCCACGTGCTGCTTAATCAGTTCACTGTCTTCAGTTGAGACCGTGCGATACTTAGAAACGAGATTTGTCCACATGGATCTTGCTGAATCCGTGGAGCGGCGCATGGTATAACTGACATTGGACAGGTCTGCAGGTCTGCCCAGCTCATTTAATATATTGTAAAGATACAGGGACCGGTCCAGTTCCGGTGCATTGATCCCCAGTTTGCGTTGCATCTGATGATTCTCTGCGTCCCCAATTCCCATGGTGTCTGCCAGACAGCAGAAGCCGCGTGAGATTCTGCTCATTTCACTGATCAGTTCTTCAATGTCAGGGAACTGCCATGCTGCATGGCAGAGAAAGACGAGGTCGAAACTGTTGTCCTGAGCTTGAGCGGCAAATGAAGCAAAATCCGCAACTTCAACTTTAATATTTTTGACCTCGGCGGAGTCGGCGTTGGCTTCCAGCAGGTTCGCCATGGATTGGGCCGGTTCTACTGCAATTACTCCTTTTGAGTGGCGGGCAAGGGGGAGTGTTACTGCTCCGACTCCTGATGCGATTTCAAGAACTAATGAATTTGTATCAATAATTCCCTCTTCAGTTAGGATTTCGCACATCTTTTTGCCATATCCGAATCTGCTTGATGTTATAAAATCATTATAGTCTTCGGCTCTTCGGTTCCAGTATCCCGTGTCGCTCCGAGCAGCCATGTCCTCCATCTGGTTACTCCAGATTTCTTTCCAAGATGTAGTTTTTTGCAGATTCATCATTAGCCCTTGTTATTGATTGTGGTTGTTTGTGATGTCTTTGTCGATGCTAGTATGTTTTTTAATACTTGATGCATGTCACTTTTTTCTTTAGCGTGTCAACAATTTAATCAAGATGGAGGAATCATGTTACTGAACTGTCGCCTGTCCCTTAAAATATTTATGCTGAGCCTATTTCTGGTTGTTGCGTTGAGCTCCGCAGTTTTTGCCGCTGAAAGTGTGTTGAACGTTGCAGGACCGTGGGGTCCTAAGACACTGGACATTCAAAAAACCGGATATGTGTTTAAGCGTCTGGGAGTTACTGAGAATTTAATCGAAGTGGGTCAAGATCTGGAGCTGAAGCCCGGTCTGGCTGAGTCCTGGGTGGTTTCACCGGATAAGAAGACCTGGACTTTCACCCTCCGCAAGGGAATCGTTTTTCACGACGGAACCGCTCTCAGTGCCGAGGTGGTCAAGTCCTGTCTGGAACGGTTGCAGAAAAAAGGCTCCCTGCTAAAAGCAGTCCCGCTTGAAAGTATTGAGGCTCCTGATGATCACACTCTCGTGCTGAAGACGTCGGAGCCTTTTGCTCCGCTGGGAGCATATCTGTCCATGGGTGAAACTTCTCCTCTGGCAATATCTTCTTTTGATGCTGCGGGTGAAATTGTTAAGCCTGTGGGAACCGGGCCTTTTGTATTTGAAAGCTGGAAAGTGAAGGATCACGTTACCACCAAGCGCAACCCTGATTACTGGGGCGAAAAGGCGAAGATTGCCAAGGTAGTTTATCGCGGTGTTCCCAATGCCATTACTCGTCTGGGCATGCTCCGCGCCGGAGACCTAGACATCGCTATGATTTTGCCGCCTGATTCTGTCGCATCGATAAAGAAGTCCGATAAATTCGAAATTTTTAGAACTGCGGTAGGTCGATGCCGTATGGTGGCATTGAATATGGCGGAAGGGCCTTTTGCCGATGTGCTTGTGCGAAAGGCTGCCAGCATGGCTGTAAACCGCGATGACCTTGTCAAGTACGTACTTGAGGGAATGGGGGAATCCGCAACTACTTTATATCCTCCCATGGTTTATTGGGCGAATGATAAGTTGAAAGGGTTTTCTTTTGATCAAGCAGGAGCAAAGAAGCTACTTGATCAGGCCGGTTGGAAGGATGCTGACGGTGATGGCGTAAGGGAGAAGGACGGTAAAAAGCTTAAGGTCAAGCTGGTTACTTATCCAGAGCGTGCAGCTTTGCCTCCTACTGCTGAAGTTGTGCAGGCTCAGTTGAACGAGGTCGGCTTTGATGTAGAACTGGTTGTAACTCAGGTTGACGCAGCACAGTCAATCCGCAACAGAGGCGATTTCGATATGTTCCTGGTCGGACGTGGACTGCTGTTTGTTCCAGACCCGGATTACAATCTTATGAAGGACTACTATTCTGCCAACACTGTCAAAAAGGGCTGGGGTGCTTACCACTTTAGTAATCCCAAAGTCGATGAACTCCTGTTGGAAGGCAGAAAGGTTTTCAAACAGGTTGAACGTAAATCCATCTATGATCAGGTTCAGGCAATACTCATGGAGGAAGTCCCTATGATATTCCTCAACTACTATGTGAATGTGGATGCTGTGGCCAAAGGTGTTGAAGGATACACAATGCATCCTACTGAAAGCAGCTATCATCTGGAAACCGTTACCCTGAAAAAGTAACAGTGTTTTTGTTCATAATAAAAAGAATCGCATCGCTGGCTCCGGTTATGTTCGGGGTCAGCGTTGCGGCTTTTCTATCACTGGTACTTAGTCCGGGGAATCCGGCTGAAATAGCTCTGCGCTCATTAACCGAATCGGAGACACCTCCGAAGGCTGCCGTGTTGGAGCTTGAAAAAGAAATGGGACTGGATCGGCCTATACATGTTCAGTACTGGCGCTGGCTCAAGAGGACCGTTGGAGGGGATCTTGGCCGTTCCTATCAAACAGGACAGACTGTGGTTTCCGAAATAAAGCAGGCTTTAGGTCCATCCGCGCTATTGGCGGGAACAGCAATTTTGTTGGCCTTGTTTATAGTTCTCCCTCTCGGTTCCATTTCCGCTGCCATGTCTGGAACGTGGGTGGATAAAGCCACTATGGCCGGGTCGTTGGCGGTCGTTTCTGTTCCGGATTTTTGCATTGCAATCATACTTTTCCTGATCTTTTCCGTGCAAATGGATCTGTTGCCTGTTGCAGGATACGGATCAATTGCAAACCTGATCCTTCCGGCATTGACTCTGGCTATTTCCAGTTCCGGGATAACAACGCGGCTGATGCGTACATGCATGGTTCAGGCTCTCGAGGAAAAGTATGTAATCACCGCACGCTCAAAAGGCATGGGGGAGTATCGTGTAACCGGACGCCACGCTATGAAGAATGCTCTTCCTCCGGTATTGACCTATCTGGGAGCGCAGATGGGGTATCTGTTCGGCGGAGCTGTGGTGGTTGAGTCAATTTTTCTCTGGCCCGGTCTGGGAAGTTTGCTAGTCGAGGCGGTCAAGGCCCGTGATATTTATGTTGTTCAGGGATGCGTGCTGGTCATTGCCTGTATCTATGTCTTAATCAATCTTGCCATGGATATAATTCAGGCAGGTCTTGATTCAAGAATTCGGGAGGGGCTCAGTCATGCAGGATAGTCGATTGACCCCCGGTATGTTGATCGGGCTGATTCTATGTCTTGGCCTTATGTTTTGCGCGATATTCGCTCCTGAAATAGCTCCGCATGACCCGGATCGGCAGCATCTTGCCCATAGGCTGGAGGGGCCGAGTGAAAAGTTTCCCCTCGGGGCGGACAAGCTGGGGCGTTGTGTTGCCAGCCGCATTATTCACGGATTGCGTCCGTCGCTAGGTCTTGCTGTTTCTGTTACAGCCATGGCTGCTTTGGTTGGAACTCTCTTTGGTGTGTGCGCCGCATATTTTCGACCCCTCGATGCTTTGCTTATGCGGATCACCGATTGCTTCTTTGCTTTTCCGGGCTTTGTCATGGCTCTTATCGCCATCAGTATCATGGGGCCGAGCACGACCAGTCTGGTTATAGCTTTAGGACTGCCGGGATGGCCGAAATATGCCAGAGTTGTCCGGTCTAAAGCCTTAGCCCTGCGCGAATGCGGATATGTTGAAGCCAGTCGGGCTATTGGGGCGGGGCCTCTTTACATTCTTCGATATTGCATTCTGCCCGGAGTTTTGCCCTCTGTGATAACTATTTCCACACTGGGTATAGGGGGCAAGGTTATTCACATCGCCGGGTTGGGTTTTCTGGGGCTGGGGGTACAGCCACCAACTCCGGAATGGGGGACTATGCTCATTAAAGGAATACCCGTGCTTGAATCTGCCCCTCACATTTCTCTTTCAGCAATGGCGGCGATTTCAGTAAGTGTCCTTGCTTTTACCCTGCTGGGGGAAGGACTGCGGAATATGCTTGATCCGCGCAGCAACCTTTCAGACTGGCGCAAAATGCAAACTGTCTCCTGAGGATATATGTATGAATAAACTGTATCAAGAAGACAGAAGGTTGCTTCAGGTCAATAACTTGAAAGTCCATTTTAAATCTGCGGATGGCATTGTCCGGGCTGTGGATAAAGTGAGCTTCAGCCTTAAACGCGGAGAGAAGGCTTGCCTTGTCGGTGAATCCGGCTGCGGAAAAACTATTCTGGCTTTGTCGTTGCTGCGTTTGCTTCCTCCCGGGGCTAAACTGGCCGGCGAGGTCCTGTTTCAAGGTGTAGATTTGCTACAGATCCCGGAAAAGGAAATGCGGATGGTCAGGCGTCAGGGCATGGGGATGATTTTTGAACAGCCCTCGGCTTACCTTAACCCGCTTTTTCCTGTTGGGTGGCAGGTCGCTGAAGTGGTCAGGCTAAGCCGCGGTTGCAGTAGGCGGGATGCAAAAAGAAGGGCGTTGCGCCTTCTTGATTTGGCCCGCATACCTGAAGCCCGAAAAAGATACAGACAGTTTCCGCATCAATTGTCAGGTGGCATGAGACAGCGGGTTATGATTTCCATGGCTTTAGCCAAAGATCCTGCTCTGCTTGTGGCGGATGAACCGACTACAGCTCTCGATCCAACAGTAAGACGCAGTATCCTTACATTGTTACGGGACTGCCTTGATGAGACCGGGGCTGCTCTCTTGTGTATTACCCATGATTGGGAAGCCGCACGCAGGCTCTGCGAGACTGCTGCTGTAATGTATGCCGGACAGATTCTTGAGGTTGGTCCAGCCGGACAGGTTCTGGATAGTCCGAAGCATCCCTACGCATCGGCTTTGCGCCGTTCCATGGGTGGGGAAAGGCCTGAACCGATACCGGGAAATCCTCCGGCTCTGACCGATTTGCCGTGCGGGTGTAGATTTCAGCCCAGATGTAACTGCTCATCTGAACAGTGTGCTTCAGTTGTTCCTGAATTCAATGGAGGAGTGCGTTGCCACAACCATCAGTGATTGAGATTAAGGGTTTGCGCAAGAGTTACGGTTCCGGTTTCTTTTTAAGGCAGGTTAATACGGCGGTAAGAGATGTCTCGTTGAATATTGCACCGGGAAGGACTCTTGCCGTTGTCGGAGAATCTGGTTGTGGCAAGACCACATTGGCTCGTATGGCGGCAGGGTTACTTAAGCCGGATTTCGGTTTCATAACATTCAGGGGTAAAAATTTTGCTCACTGGGATAGAAAGGACTTGCGCAAAAGTATACAGGTGGTTTTTCAGGATGCGGACGGGTCGCTTAACCCGAGTTTCAGTGCCCGTGATTTGCTGCTGGAACCTCTATTGCTTCATGGTTTGCCTCGTAGTGAAGCAGAAGAGCGACTGCCCGAATTGCTTTCCATGGTTGGATTGGTGACGGATCTGTTGCAGCGCCATCCGCATGAGATGTCCGGCGGGCAACGTCAACGCATAGGGATCGCAAGGGCTATGTCCCTTTCCCCGGAACTGGTTATTGCCGATGAACCTGTTTCTTCGTTGGACCGCTCCATTCAGGCTCAGATTCTTAGCCTGTTGCAATCCTTTCAGGAGAACAATGGAGTCTCATATCTTTATATATCCCATGATCTTGGTTCAGTGAGGGCTATTGCCCATGAGGTGGCAGTCATGCTCGGCGGAGTGTTCGTTGAGACCGGACCGGCGGAAGAAGTTTTCAGTAATCCTATTCATCCGTACACGAAGCTGCTTCTTACCGATGAAAATCATGCAGAGCCGCATTTCGAACATGATTTTATGGATATTGAAAACAGACAGAGTACAGAAAACGGATGCCCATTTGCCTTCTATTGCAAGCACTCCGAAACGCAATGCATAAGGGACGTCAGCGGACTAATTGAGGTTGAACCGGGACGATTGGTGCGTTGCAGGGCAATGCGCAGAATTACTTGAAATTTTCTAACTGATTTGACCTTTACCTTTTGATCTTAGACTTAAAAAAGTGAGAGTAGTTATGCATCTTGATTCAGAAAAGAATATATTAGGCAACCACCATGCTCATGACCACGCTTCCGGCGAAGAATGCGTACACGGCTGCCACCACCACGACCATCATGACCATTGCGATCACCATCACGGTGATCATAGTCATTCATATGATTATGCGCCCGGACCACTGGAGGGTAAAACCGGAATTTTGCTGACCGCTTTTGGCTGCGCTCTGCCTGATACCCATTATCTTTATGATAGATTTGAAGATGAGGTCCGGGAAAGATATCCGGATATGGATGTTCGTTGGGCTTTCACAGCAAACCGCATTCGCAGGAAATTGAGCAGTCGTGGTATCCCTGCCTTTTCTGTTGCGGAAGCTCTTTCACAGATGATTGATGACGGATTCAGTCATGTGGCGGTGCAGTCCCTGCACACTTTGCCCGGAGTTGAATATGACTGGGTGGAGCAGCAGGCTCGATCCATGTGTCATCCTCGTAAGGGACTCAGTCGGGTGACCCTTGGGGCTCCCATGCTCAATAAGATGGAA contains:
- a CDS encoding class I SAM-dependent methyltransferase, with protein sequence MNKNTSMLEKTVNEKQSVEHWEKKWAERWDTRETMYVGNAHLNYWQARAEDFSVGRKACDYSFGRSILSALSSRLPEQAEVLDVGCGPGSILVPMGQAGHRVTAVEPAGEMRKQLQTNAEKAGVDQYKVIPKIWQDVDTEGLKSHFDLALSAITMWMFRDLRVQLERLESVSRNLCCVVGGAGGETSGHSDGMWNSIMGDVPQPGYSEFPLAYNLLYAMGRLPEVRIVNYSTQRSAESKIHQQKLFYAKYTELTPQTEELIKQNVMSSAQDGMVHESCKASVIFWKIR
- a CDS encoding class I SAM-dependent methyltransferase; this translates as MMNLQKTTSWKEIWSNQMEDMAARSDTGYWNRRAEDYNDFITSSRFGYGKKMCEILTEEGIIDTNSLVLEIASGVGAVTLPLARHSKGVIAVEPAQSMANLLEANADSAEVKNIKVEVADFASFAAQAQDNSFDLVFLCHAAWQFPDIEELISEMSRISRGFCCLADTMGIGDAENHQMQRKLGINAPELDRSLYLYNILNELGRPADLSNVSYTMRRSTDSARSMWTNLVSKYRTVSTEDSELIKQHVESRNNAGFYEVPAVMSLMWWRS
- a CDS encoding ABC transporter substrate-binding protein; protein product: MLLNCRLSLKIFMLSLFLVVALSSAVFAAESVLNVAGPWGPKTLDIQKTGYVFKRLGVTENLIEVGQDLELKPGLAESWVVSPDKKTWTFTLRKGIVFHDGTALSAEVVKSCLERLQKKGSLLKAVPLESIEAPDDHTLVLKTSEPFAPLGAYLSMGETSPLAISSFDAAGEIVKPVGTGPFVFESWKVKDHVTTKRNPDYWGEKAKIAKVVYRGVPNAITRLGMLRAGDLDIAMILPPDSVASIKKSDKFEIFRTAVGRCRMVALNMAEGPFADVLVRKAASMAVNRDDLVKYVLEGMGESATTLYPPMVYWANDKLKGFSFDQAGAKKLLDQAGWKDADGDGVREKDGKKLKVKLVTYPERAALPPTAEVVQAQLNEVGFDVELVVTQVDAAQSIRNRGDFDMFLVGRGLLFVPDPDYNLMKDYYSANTVKKGWGAYHFSNPKVDELLLEGRKVFKQVERKSIYDQVQAILMEEVPMIFLNYYVNVDAVAKGVEGYTMHPTESSYHLETVTLKK
- a CDS encoding ABC transporter permease, with translation MFIIKRIASLAPVMFGVSVAAFLSLVLSPGNPAEIALRSLTESETPPKAAVLELEKEMGLDRPIHVQYWRWLKRTVGGDLGRSYQTGQTVVSEIKQALGPSALLAGTAILLALFIVLPLGSISAAMSGTWVDKATMAGSLAVVSVPDFCIAIILFLIFSVQMDLLPVAGYGSIANLILPALTLAISSSGITTRLMRTCMVQALEEKYVITARSKGMGEYRVTGRHAMKNALPPVLTYLGAQMGYLFGGAVVVESIFLWPGLGSLLVEAVKARDIYVVQGCVLVIACIYVLINLAMDIIQAGLDSRIREGLSHAG
- a CDS encoding ABC transporter permease, coding for MQDSRLTPGMLIGLILCLGLMFCAIFAPEIAPHDPDRQHLAHRLEGPSEKFPLGADKLGRCVASRIIHGLRPSLGLAVSVTAMAALVGTLFGVCAAYFRPLDALLMRITDCFFAFPGFVMALIAISIMGPSTTSLVIALGLPGWPKYARVVRSKALALRECGYVEASRAIGAGPLYILRYCILPGVLPSVITISTLGIGGKVIHIAGLGFLGLGVQPPTPEWGTMLIKGIPVLESAPHISLSAMAAISVSVLAFTLLGEGLRNMLDPRSNLSDWRKMQTVS
- a CDS encoding ABC transporter ATP-binding protein, giving the protein MNKLYQEDRRLLQVNNLKVHFKSADGIVRAVDKVSFSLKRGEKACLVGESGCGKTILALSLLRLLPPGAKLAGEVLFQGVDLLQIPEKEMRMVRRQGMGMIFEQPSAYLNPLFPVGWQVAEVVRLSRGCSRRDAKRRALRLLDLARIPEARKRYRQFPHQLSGGMRQRVMISMALAKDPALLVADEPTTALDPTVRRSILTLLRDCLDETGAALLCITHDWEAARRLCETAAVMYAGQILEVGPAGQVLDSPKHPYASALRRSMGGERPEPIPGNPPALTDLPCGCRFQPRCNCSSEQCASVVPEFNGGVRCHNHQ
- a CDS encoding oligopeptide/dipeptide ABC transporter ATP-binding protein, with amino-acid sequence MPQPSVIEIKGLRKSYGSGFFLRQVNTAVRDVSLNIAPGRTLAVVGESGCGKTTLARMAAGLLKPDFGFITFRGKNFAHWDRKDLRKSIQVVFQDADGSLNPSFSARDLLLEPLLLHGLPRSEAEERLPELLSMVGLVTDLLQRHPHEMSGGQRQRIGIARAMSLSPELVIADEPVSSLDRSIQAQILSLLQSFQENNGVSYLYISHDLGSVRAIAHEVAVMLGGVFVETGPAEEVFSNPIHPYTKLLLTDENHAEPHFEHDFMDIENRQSTENGCPFAFYCKHSETQCIRDVSGLIEVEPGRLVRCRAMRRIT
- a CDS encoding sirohydrochlorin cobaltochelatase is translated as MHLDSEKNILGNHHAHDHASGEECVHGCHHHDHHDHCDHHHGDHSHSYDYAPGPLEGKTGILLTAFGCALPDTHYLYDRFEDEVRERYPDMDVRWAFTANRIRRKLSSRGIPAFSVAEALSQMIDDGFSHVAVQSLHTLPGVEYDWVEQQARSMCHPRKGLSRVTLGAPMLNKMEDLDHTVQAVSGYLPPDRKEDEGVILIGHGTYHKGHTAYMALEGLLSRSLPNVLVGTLMDKSGPAELGSHFLDRGISKIHLVPFMCVPGHHVQVDLFGEGEKSWKSILSGMGCEVLPVFKGSLEHKDFRNIWHDHLAEAVAELKVD